Below is a genomic region from Spartinivicinus marinus.
ATTCAAAACCTCATAATCTTTGAAAAACTGCCATGTTCCATGAGCACCAAAAAATACACGCGTGTTAGTTTTATATTTTTTGCTGGTCAATATACTCAAGATGCAGGATAGCTGAAAACAAAGCCTGTTAAGTTTGTGTCAGTTACTATTATGAATGTTACACTAGAGAGTACCTAGACTAGAGAGTATTAAAACACCTTACCTGTCACTTATGGCTCAAGCTAATCGCAAAACAAAAAACAGCCCACCTAAACGTGGGGCAAGCAAAAAAAAACCTGCTGCCAGAAAACCAGCCATGCCACCTTGGATGTGGTTATTTACGGGTGTAGTGGTTGGGTTATTCATTGCGCTGCTGTTTAAACTGGCACCTAATGCTATTGATTTAAAGCAAGCCGTGGCTAATAACAATCAGCCACGCCAGCCTACACAAGAGAAATCGGCTAACTCACAACAGCCGACAAAAGCAGTGTTTGATTTTTATACTATTTTAACTGAAAATGAGACGATTGTTTCTGACCCCACACCAGTAAAACCAAAGCCCACACCAAAACCTACGGTTAGTCAGGAAAACAATAAGCCAGAAAAGCCTGTACAATCTAAGCCGCCAGCTAATGAAAGCTATGTTTTACAAGCGGGGTCATTCCGAAATAAAACAGATGCTGATCGGCGCAGAGCACAGCTAATATTAATGGGATTATCCGCCCAAACCCAAAAAGTTAATATTAAAAATGGCGAAACCTGGTTTCGGGTACAAGTTGGCCCATTTAAAACTAAAGATAAGCTTGGTAAAGCCAAAACCTTACTAGCCAGCAACAAAATAGATTCATTGGCTGTGCGGATCAGATGATAGCCACTGCTTGAATTCCGCCAGCTCCCCCCCATATACCTCTAAAATAGTGGTGCATATGCTCTTGTTAACTAAACTGTAAGAAGTTGTTTTAGCGACTGCTTTATTACGAGCCAAAGAGCAGGCAACCCTCATCAAAGAGAGGAATCAAGTTTGGAACAATATCGTGGTACGACGATTTTATCTGTTCGTCGTCAAGGTAAAGTAGTTATTGGTGGTGATGGTCAGGTTTCTTTAGGCAATACCGTTATGAAGGGTAATGCTCGAAAAGTTCGCCGTCTATTCAATGGCAAAGTCATTGCCGGCTTTGCTGGTGGTACTGCTGATGCATTTACCTTATTTGAACGCTTCGAAGCCCAGCTTGAGAAGCACCAGGGCCATTTAGTGAGATCAGCCGTTGAGCTGGCCAAAGACTGGCGGACTGATAGAGCCCTTAGAAGACTAGAAGCATTGCTAGCTGTTGCTGATGAAAAAGCTTCATTGATTATTACCGGTAATGGCGATGTGATTGAGCCGGAAGACAGCTTGATTGCCATTGGCTCTGGTGGCCCATTTGCTCAGTCTGCAGCAAGAGCACTACTGGAAAATACCGAACTAAGCGCACGCGATATCGTAGAGAAAGGGTTGGAAATAGCAGCAGATATTTGTATTTACACCAACCATAACCGCACGATTGAAGAACTAGACTGCGAATAATCACTGATCAGTAGCAAACAGGTTTACTATGTCCAACATGACCCCTCGTGAAATCGTCCATGAATTAGACAAGCATATTATCGGCCAAAATGAAGCCAAGCGTGCCGTAGCGATTGCTTTACGGAACCGCTGGCGCCGGATGCAATTGGACGAAGAACTTCGCAACGAAATCACCCCTAAAAATATCTTAATGATCGGCCCTACCGGTGTTGGTAAAACTGAGATTGCTCGCCGCTTAGCCAAGCTTGCCAAGGCGCCTTTTATAAAAGTAGAAGCCACCAAGTTTACTGAAGTTGGTTATGTAGGCCGCGATGTTGAGTCCATTGTGCGTGACTTAGCTGATGCAGCGATCAAAATGATGCGTGAAGAAGAAGTAGAAAAGGTTAAACATCGCGCCTTAGATTCTGCCGAAGAACGTATTCTAGACGCATTACTCCCTCCTGCACGAGGCTTTGAAGAAAATACAGAAGAAAAAGATAACTCGGCTACTCGCCAGGTATTCCGCAAAAAACTGCGTGAAGGTGAGTTAGATGAGCGGGAAATTGACATTGAGGTTAAAGACAGCCCTATCGGTGTTGAAATTATGGCACCTCCTGGCATGGAAGAAATGACCAGCCAGCTGCAAAACATGTTCTCAAATATGTCTGGCAGCCGAAAGAAAACCCGCAAAATGAAAATAAAGGATGCTTTCAAACAGGTCCAAGATGAAGAAGCGGCTAAGCTGGTCAATGAAGACGAATTAAAAGCAAGAGCACTCAATGCTGTTGAACAAAATGGGATTGTCTTTATCGATGAAATAGACAAAGTAGCTAAACGCTCTTCTGGCAGCAGCAATGCCGATGTTTCCCGTGAAGGTGTCCAACGCGATTTACTTCCTTTAATCGAAGGCTGCACGGTAAACACTAAGTTTGGCATGATAAAAACTGACCATATTTTATTCATTGCCTCTGGTGCATTCCACTTATCTAAACCATCTGATTTAATTCCAGAATTACAGGGCCGCCTGCCAATTCGTGTAGAATTAAATGCGCTATCTGTAGAAGACTTTAAACGTATTCTTACTGAGCCAGATGCTTCTTTAACTGAGCAGTATCAAGCATTAATTAATACTGAAGGTTTAACTATAGAATTTACTGAAGATGGCATCACCCGTGTGGCTGAAGTCGCTTGGCAAGTAAATGAAAGTACCGAAAATATCGGCGCACGTCGTTTACATACCGTTGTCGAACGCCTATTAGAAGAAATTTCATTTAGTGCTGCCGACTTGGGTACCGAGCAAAATGGCAAGCCACTGAAAATAGATGCCAGCTATGTTGATAAACATCTAGGCAACTTAGCGCAGGATGAAGATTTAAGTCGTTATATTCTGTAGAAATCCAAAAGCCACCTTGATAAGAGGTGGCTTTTTTTTCGTTCTATAAACTCGTTTGTTTACTTAATCCAGCCTTCCGACTTAAATATTTTCAGCGCCTCTTTCGATTTTAAAAACTCAGCAAATTCTGTTGCTTCTTTATCAGCTTTAGTTGATATGGCAATATTCATATCACGGTATATTCTTCGTTCTGGCTCAATTTCTACATAATCTGTTTTATCTGTATGATTTAAAGCCCAATGAGCCCAGGTAATCCATGCATCTGCCTGTTTCTCTTTAAAAGCTCTAAAACTAGCTCCACTACCCTTTTCATATGAGATAATATTACTTCTCAGCTTTTTCACATCATCTAGCTTACCTAAGCGACCTGCAACATCCTCCCACACACCCGTACCAGATGTGTTATAAACCCCCTTACCCTCTGTTACTACTACTTTCACACCTGGTTTAAGTAGGTCTTGAAAACCACTAATTTTCTTAGGGTTACCTTTTTTTACAATAATCACCGCAGGACGAATATAAATAGGTTCAACATTTTTTTCATCAAAAAACTTATAATTTTCAGTAAAAGCTGTCATTGATTGCTCAGAGGAGCCAAAAATAATATCTGCCGACTTTTGGGCTCTCTCTGTCCATTTATATTCTGGACCAAAAACAACTTCAACTTTATTCCCCGTTTTAGCTTGGAAAGCATTACCTGCTCTAATTAAGGCTGTATGTGGCCCACCAGGCCCAAACACAGTCACAACCCCATCTTTAGGCTGATGTTCAATTTTGGAATTATGTAGAGAGGCTCCATTAGCAAGGGTAGACGATAAAACGATAGATAAACCCAGTGTAAGCTTTTTACCAGAAAACATAACAGCACCTTTTAATATAAAACTTTCAATTATTAACCTTAGGAGTGGTTACTTCTTAAAGAACGCAGCTTGTTTTAATATATTTCAATAATGATTACATCATTACGGGCTTTGAGATAAATTATTCAGTTTAAAAAAATAATAAAAAGCAAGGGAATAAACGATAGCAAAAGACTGTTGCCAAATCACAACAATAGAAGACATACATACATTACAGACTCAAAAAAGCCGCTTATTAGCCACTTTTAGCAATACCACTGATTCTAGTAAGCTATATGGAACTTTTCTATGGTTTGGTGAAATATTCGAACTAATGCTCATTTTGGTATATTTGAACATTTCACTCTCACTTTTTACAACAACCTAGGCGTACAAACTGCCGTCGCAGAAACACCTGGTCTGAAAAATGAGCCCGATAAAACAAACTTACCATTTTTTATAGCGATTCTTACCCAATCATAAAATGCATCAAATTTCCCTTTAACACTATGCAAAAAACACATGGAATCATTGGCATTGGTCATAACTACTTCTGGGCTACCATGATGCCAGGTAAAAGTTTGTGTCCAAAAAATAGATAACGGGTTTTTAACGCAACCCGCCCAAGCTTCCAGCTCTTGACTGGTTGTATTACCACCTAAAACCCATGAGTTACTCATTCGATTAATACTCACCTGATCCTGGCTGCTATTAAATGCTCCAGCTAAACCACTTAAAAAACAACGATGGGTATTACTTGGCACCATTTGCGTGCCACCGCCTTGGCTACTTAACCAGTTAAAAGCTGTAAATGAGGAGCTACCATAAAATGAACCCACACACATCGCCCATCCCCCTACTCCTTGCTGGCGTGAAGCACCGCCTAAATAATATTTACCGTTATTTTGATAAACTCTAACAATTTCATTTCTGCTTTCAAAAACGCCCTTAATACCTGTTAAATAACAAACATTAAATGCTGCCAACCCCATCTCTTGCTCATAACGTCCCTGTGTCCATTGGTATTCCTTAGGGGGCTCAGCAAAGCTGGTAATAGAAAATAAAGTGATAAATATTATTAATATTATCCTTAACATGAGCGCAATATCCTTTTATTGAATGAGCTTTTATTTTTAACCGGTATCTTTAA
It encodes:
- a CDS encoding SPOR domain-containing protein, which codes for MAQANRKTKNSPPKRGASKKKPAARKPAMPPWMWLFTGVVVGLFIALLFKLAPNAIDLKQAVANNNQPRQPTQEKSANSQQPTKAVFDFYTILTENETIVSDPTPVKPKPTPKPTVSQENNKPEKPVQSKPPANESYVLQAGSFRNKTDADRRRAQLILMGLSAQTQKVNIKNGETWFRVQVGPFKTKDKLGKAKTLLASNKIDSLAVRIR
- the hslV gene encoding ATP-dependent protease subunit HslV; translation: MEQYRGTTILSVRRQGKVVIGGDGQVSLGNTVMKGNARKVRRLFNGKVIAGFAGGTADAFTLFERFEAQLEKHQGHLVRSAVELAKDWRTDRALRRLEALLAVADEKASLIITGNGDVIEPEDSLIAIGSGGPFAQSAARALLENTELSARDIVEKGLEIAADICIYTNHNRTIEELDCE
- the hslU gene encoding HslU--HslV peptidase ATPase subunit is translated as MSNMTPREIVHELDKHIIGQNEAKRAVAIALRNRWRRMQLDEELRNEITPKNILMIGPTGVGKTEIARRLAKLAKAPFIKVEATKFTEVGYVGRDVESIVRDLADAAIKMMREEEVEKVKHRALDSAEERILDALLPPARGFEENTEEKDNSATRQVFRKKLREGELDEREIDIEVKDSPIGVEIMAPPGMEEMTSQLQNMFSNMSGSRKKTRKMKIKDAFKQVQDEEAAKLVNEDELKARALNAVEQNGIVFIDEIDKVAKRSSGSSNADVSREGVQRDLLPLIEGCTVNTKFGMIKTDHILFIASGAFHLSKPSDLIPELQGRLPIRVELNALSVEDFKRILTEPDASLTEQYQALINTEGLTIEFTEDGITRVAEVAWQVNESTENIGARRLHTVVERLLEEISFSAADLGTEQNGKPLKIDASYVDKHLGNLAQDEDLSRYIL
- a CDS encoding extracellular solute-binding protein → MFSGKKLTLGLSIVLSSTLANGASLHNSKIEHQPKDGVVTVFGPGGPHTALIRAGNAFQAKTGNKVEVVFGPEYKWTERAQKSADIIFGSSEQSMTAFTENYKFFDEKNVEPIYIRPAVIIVKKGNPKKISGFQDLLKPGVKVVVTEGKGVYNTSGTGVWEDVAGRLGKLDDVKKLRSNIISYEKGSGASFRAFKEKQADAWITWAHWALNHTDKTDYVEIEPERRIYRDMNIAISTKADKEATEFAEFLKSKEALKIFKSEGWIK